Below is a window of Pseudomonadales bacterium DNA.
CTTCAAAATAGTGGTGTTCCATAGCAGGAGTTTATGGCTGAATTTCTACAACTATAGTAGAAACTAGCAAGTTTGCCGCATTAACTAATTTAACGCCGTTGCTGTATGGCAGAAGACTCTGGATAAGGCACCGCTAGAGTATGCAGGTCAATAATGATAGGCGAGCGCGAGAGCTGCTGTTTGATGATATGGTACATGTCTTTCTCAAATACACGTTCGCAGTGTTGCAGGGCATCAAGATCTAATAACTCAGTCTCAATATTGCAGCTACTGGGTAGATTTTCACTGTATAAACAGCTCCATTGGTCAATGTAACAAATCGAGCTAACATTGTGGGTGTGGTTATGCTCAACGATAGCTATGGGGCCATCATAGGGCCAAGGTATCGTTTTATAAGATTGCAGAGCAATGTCGACTCTCAGGTTATAGCGCGCACTCGATTCTTTACCTTCGCAAGCACCCTGGCACTTTTTTAATTGGCGGGCAAAGCAGGCTTTATTGCTAAGCTTGTCGGCTTGATTAACAGCTTCGCAGAGCTGGTGCTGCTTCAATAATTTATCTAAGGCTTGGTTTGCCTGTTTGCGGCTGCTAAAAAAACCATAGCTGTTTGTGGCAGGTACTTCTCCCGCTAAACTTGCACTTACGCTGAGTTGACGAAAGCCTTCGGCGTTTTCTGTGCTAGTAATGCACCAAAGCTTGGCTGCGCGGCGTTGACGACGGTTAAAGATGGGCTGCAGCTGTTTGATTTGCTGGTCTTCTAATAGCAGCGCGGATAGTTCGCCACCGGTGACAGTTGACTCAATTCTGGCTATCTGTTGGCTCATTTGCATGGCGCGAGACTTATTAATATCGTCTTTAAAATGCTGCAGCAGGCGCTCGCGCATATGCTTGCTTTTACCTACGTACAGTAAATTGTTAGCTTTGTCGTAAAAGCGATAAACTCCGAAGGTGTTAGGCGTTGCCTCAAATTCAGCTGGGTCGATACCTTTTGGAATGCTGGGCTGTTTAAATTGCTGCTCAGCAGCAGCGTTCACCGCATCAATGCCGTGCTCGTCAATAGCAAAATCTAAAAATGCTTTGGTTGCCAACACGTCTGCCATGGCACGATGCGAGACATCGCGCCGGTAATTCATTTGTTTACAAATA
It encodes the following:
- a CDS encoding GIY-YIG nuclease family protein, yielding MLLHQDCVIVDLETTGSHSSRAGITEYGCMQWNQDGSSACFEQLINPRHHVPAYITQLTGISNHMLMDKPSFEDVASDLHDILADRIFIAHNVRFDFGFLKKQFSVCEFGFKPKLLCTVKLARSLYPKWASHSLDNICKQMNYRRDVSHRAMADVLATKAFLDFAIDEHGIDAVNAAAEQQFKQPSIPKGIDPAEFEATPNTFGVYRFYDKANNLLYVGKSKHMRERLLQHFKDDINKSRAMQMSQQIARIESTVTGGELSALLLEDQQIKQLQPIFNRRQRRAAKLWCITSTENAEGFRQLSVSASLAGEVPATNSYGFFSSRKQANQALDKLLKQHQLCEAVNQADKLSNKACFARQLKKCQGACEGKESSARYNLRVDIALQSYKTIPWPYDGPIAIVEHNHTHNVSSICYIDQWSCLYSENLPSSCNIETELLDLDALQHCERVFEKDMYHIIKQQLSRSPIIIDLHTLAVPYPESSAIQQRR